The proteins below come from a single Longimicrobium sp. genomic window:
- a CDS encoding SRPBCC domain-containing protein, with protein sequence MNPTTITTPNELEIRVERVFDAPRAHVFSVWTDPKLIPEWWGDGTVVEEMDVRPGGTYRFRTAYGVVEGEFREVDAPARLVQTFQNHVQTLEFEDLGDRTRLTQTMRFATTEERDTTMQYGVEAGAKRGFASVDALLQRLMAAR encoded by the coding sequence ATGAACCCCACCACCATCACCACCCCGAACGAGCTCGAGATCCGCGTCGAGCGGGTCTTCGACGCACCGCGCGCGCACGTCTTCTCCGTCTGGACCGATCCGAAGCTGATCCCCGAGTGGTGGGGCGACGGCACGGTGGTCGAGGAGATGGACGTCCGTCCCGGCGGCACCTACCGTTTCCGCACCGCCTACGGCGTGGTGGAGGGCGAGTTCCGCGAGGTCGACGCGCCCGCGCGGCTGGTGCAGACGTTCCAGAACCACGTGCAGACGCTCGAGTTCGAGGACCTGGGTGACCGCACGAGGCTGACGCAGACGATGCGCTTCGCCACCACCGAGGAGCGCGACACCACCATGCAGTACGGCGTCGAGGCAGGCGCGAAGCGCGGCTTCGCCAGCGTGGACGCGCTGCTGCAGCGGCTCATGGCGGCACGATGA
- a CDS encoding metalloregulator ArsR/SmtB family transcription factor, giving the protein MSIDRAFAALADPTRRAVIERLGWGSATISELAVPFGISLTGMKKHVRLLEEARLVTTEKVGRVRRCMLAPHAFEGISTWLQRLDRFAQVVERTKGDR; this is encoded by the coding sequence GTGTCCATCGACCGCGCTTTCGCAGCCCTCGCCGACCCGACCCGCCGCGCCGTCATCGAACGGCTCGGGTGGGGGAGCGCGACGATCAGCGAACTCGCCGTGCCCTTCGGCATCTCGCTGACCGGGATGAAGAAGCACGTCCGGCTTCTGGAGGAGGCGCGGCTCGTCACCACGGAGAAGGTCGGCCGCGTCCGCAGGTGCATGCTCGCGCCCCACGCCTTCGAGGGGATCAGCACGTGGCTGCAGCGGCTCGACCGCTTCGCGCAGGTCGTCGAACGCACGAAAGGAGACCGATGA